CGCGCTCGAACCCCGCGACCTACACCGGGGTGTTCGACCGGATCCGGACGCTCTTCAGCGAAACCCCCGAGGCGAAGGCGCGCGGCTACCAGCCGGGCCGCTTCAGCTTCAACGTCAAGGGCGGGCGCTGCGAGGCGTGCTCGGGCGACGGCACGATCAAGATCGAGATGAACTTCCTGCCCGACGTGTACGTGGACTGCGAGGTCTGTCACGGCAAGCGGTACAACCGCGACACCCTGTCGGTGCACTACAAGGGCAAGAACATCGCCGAGGTGCTCGAGATGCCCATCGCCGAGGCGGCCGAGTTCTTCGAGCCCATCCAGGCTATCCACCGCTACCTGAAGACGCTCGTCGACGTCGGCCTGGGGTACGTGCGGCTCGGGCAGTCGGCCACCACGCTCTCGGGCGGCGAGGCGCAGCGCGTCAAGCTCGCCACCGAGCTGCAGAAGCGGTCCAACGGACGCAGCATCTACGTCCTCGACGAGCCGACCACCGGTCTGCACTTCGAAGACGTCCAAAGGCTGCTGCAGGTGCTGGGCGGGCTCGTCGACAAGGGGAACACCGTGATCGTCATCGAGCACAACCTCGATGTGGTCAAGTCGGCGGACTGGATCATCGACCTCGGCCCCGAGGGCGGCGCCGGGGGCGGCACGATCGTCGCCACCGGCACCCCCGAGCAGGTCGCGCGCGTGCAGGACAGCCACACCGGCGCGTTCCTCGCCGAGATCTTCGGCTCCCACGCCCCGCGCCGCAAGGCCGGCTGATCGGCGATGGCGGACGAGCTTCCGTACAAGCCGAGACCGGGCGAGATCCCCACCGACCCGGGGGTCTACCGCTTCCACGACGCGCACGGCCGCGTGCTCTACGTCGGCAAGGCGAAGAACCTGCGCGCGCGGCTGTCGAACTACTTCGCGCCGCTGCGCACCCTCCACGAGCGCACACGGCGCATGGTGCTCACCGCCACCGGCGTCGAGTGGACGGTCGTCGCGACCGACGTGGACTCCCTGCAGCTGGAGTACCAGTGGATCAAGGAGTTCGATCCGCCGTTCAACGTCCGCTACCGCGACGACAAGTCGTACCCGTTCATGGCGATCACCCTCGCCGACGAGGCCCCCCGCGTGATGGTGACGCGCAACCACCGCATCCGCGGTGCGAAGTACTTCGGGCCGTACCCGAAGGTGTGGGCCGTGCACGACACCATCGACCTGATGATCAAGGTGTTCCCCATCCGCACCTGCAGCGACTCGTCCTACAAGAAGGCGATGGCCAGCGGCCGGCCCTGCTTCCCCGGCCAGATCGGGCGCTGCGGGGGGCCATGCTCGATGACGGTGTCGATCGAGGAGCACCGCGCGATCGTCGAGGACTTCGTGGCCTTCATGTCCGGTGGCGATCAGCGCTTCACCAAGCAGCTCACCGCGCGCATGCGCGAGGCATCCGCCGCCATGGACTACGAGGCCGCGGCCGGCTACCGCGACAAGCTCGAGGCGATCGACGCCGTGCTGAACAAGAGCGCACTCGTGCTCGCGTCCGACACCGACGCCGACCTGTTCGGCATCGCCGAGGACGAGCTCGCCGCCGCCGTGCAGCACTTCGTCGTGCGCGGCGGACGCGTGCGGGGAGTCCGGGCGACCACCATCGAGAAGGAGCTCGACATCTCGGGCGCCGAACTCGTCGCGCAGGTGCTCGAGCGCACCTACGGGGATGCCGCGCCCGCCGACATCCCGCGGCAGGTGCTCGTCCCCGAGCGACCCGACGACGCCGACGAGCTCGAGCAGTGGCTCGCCGACCGTCGCGGCCGGCGAGTCACCGTCCAGGTGGCTCAGCGCGGCCCCAAGGCCGAGCTGATGAAGACGGCCACGCTCAACGCGCAGCAGGCCCTCATGCTGCACAAGACGCGGCGCACGAGCGACTACGTCGCGCGGACGCAGGCGCTCACCGATCTGCAGGAGGCCCTGGGCCTGGCCGAGGCGCCGCTGCGCATCGAGTGCTACGACGTGTCGCACCTGGGCGGCACGAACGTCGTCGCGTCGATGGTCGTGTTCGAGGACGGCCTGGCCCGCAAGGATCAGTACCGCTCCTTCGGCGTCGCCGAGACGACCGACGACACCGACTCGCTGCACCAGGTGCTCATGCGGCGTCTCGCCTACCTCGACCAGCCGGATGCCGACGAACGCGGCACGGGCGACGAGGCCGTGCTGGATGCCGAGGCGGACGTGGTCACCGAGCGCCGTCGTCCGCGGTTCGCGTACCGGCCGCAGCTGCTGGTGGTCGACGGCGGGCGCCCCCAGGTCGAAGCCGCAGCCCGCGCGCTGCGCGACAGCGGCCACGAGGAGGTCGCGCTGTGCGGGATCGCCAAGCGGCTCGAGGAGGTGTGGCTGCCGGGGGAGGACTACCCGGTCATCCTGCCGCGCACCTCCGAGGCGCTGTACCTGCTCCAGCGTCTGCGCGACGAGGCCCACCGATTCGCCATCACCCACCAGCGCAAACGCCGCAAGCGCGACATCCAGACCGTGCTCGCCGAGGTGCCCGGACTGGGGGAGGCGCGCATCAAAGCGCTGCTGCGCCACTTCGGCTCGGTGACCGCCCTGAAGAAAGCCAGTCCGGCCGAGATCGAGGAGCTCCCCGGCGTCGGACCCAAGCTCGCAGCCGCCGTCCACGCGCACCTGGCGAGCGGCTAGGCTGGGGCGGACGACAGGGGTGGTCATGGCGGGCGCGCAGCGGCAGGATCCGGGAGAGATCCTGATCGTGACGGGGATGTCCGGTGCGGGGCGGTCGACCGCCGCGAACGCGCTGGAGGACCTCGACTGGTACGTCGTGGACAACCTGCCGCCGCAGATGCTGCGGCCGCTGCTGGACCTCAGCGAGATGGCCGGGGACACCCTGCCGCGCATCGCCGTCGTGGTCGATGTGCGCGGCCGCGACCTGTTCAGCGAGCTGCCCGAGGCCGTGCAGGCGCTGCGGGGGCGCTCGCGCCTGCGTGTGCTGTTCCTCGACGCCGCCGATCACGTGCTCGTGCGCCGGTTCGAGGCGGTGCGGCGCCCGCACCCGCTCCAGGACGAGGGCACGATCCTCGACGGCATCCATCGTGAGCGCGCTCGTCTCGCCGTCGTGCGCGAAGACGCCGACCTCATCGTCGACACGTCCCAGTTCAACGTCCACCAGCTCGCGAACCGCATCGTCGAGCTGTTCTCCGACGAGAGTTCGGCGCGCCACACGCTCACCGTGGTCAGCTTCGGCTTCAAGTACGGCCTCCCACCCGACGCGGACCTCGTGGCCGACATGCGGTTCCTCCCGAACCCCTTCTGGAACGACGACCTGCGCTCCCTGACGGGCGAGGACCCGCGCGTGCGCGACTTCGTGCTGTCCCAGGAGGGCGCCGCCGACTTCCTCGAGGCCTACACGCGGGCGCTGGTCCCGGTGCTGGAGGGCTACCAGCGCGAGAACAAGCGGCACTCGGTCGTGGCCGTGGGCTGCACGGGCGGGAAGCACCGCTCCGTGGCGATGACGATCCAGCTGGCCGAGCGACTGGCCGCCGTGCCGGGCGTGGCGGTGCGCGTGAAGCATCGCGACCTCGGGCGAGAATGAGCGCGCGCAGGTAGGCTGGACGATCGTTCCTGAACTCTGAGGAGACCCGTTGTCGCTGACCGCCGACGTCAAGACCGAGCTCATCGCGGTGCGAGACCCGCGCCCGTCTGCTCGAGTCGCCGAGCTCACCGCCCTGCTGCGCTTCTCCGGCGGCCTGCACTCGATCGCCAACCGCGTCGCGGTCGAGGCCGAGCTCGACTCCGAGGTGCTCGCCCGCCGCGTCGCGCGCGAGCTCATGGAGATCTACGGCGTCCGCCCCGAACTGGTCCACGTGCAGGCCTCCAGCGCGCGCACGACCGGCCACTACGCGGTGCGCGTCATCGACGGCGGCGAGACGCTCGCACGGCAGACCGGGCTCCTCGACCAGCGCCGTCGACCCGTGCGGGGTCTGCCCAACAAGCTCACCACCGGCGCCCGCCCGGACCTGGCGGCCGTCTGGCGCGGCGCCTTCCTCGCCGCCGGCACCCTCAGCGAGCCGGGCCGCTCCGCTGCGCTCGAGATCAGCTGCCCGTCGGGCGAGGCCGCCATGGCCCTCGTCGGCGCCGCCCATCGCGCCGGCATCGCCGCGAAGGCGCGCGAGGTGCGCGGCATCCCGCGCGTCGTCGTGCGCGAGGGCGACGCGATCCGCACCGCACTGGCGACGATGGGCGCCCTGCGCGCCGCGGCGGACTGGGAGCAGATGCGCCAGCGCCGCGAGGTGCGCGCCGGCGTGAACCGCCTCGTCAACTTCGACGACGCGAACCTGCGCCGCTCCGCGCAGGCCGCGGTCGCCGCGTGCGCGCGCGTCGAGCGGGCCCTCGAGATCCTCGGAGACACCGTTCCGGACCACCTGCGCGAAGCCGGCGAGCTGCGTCTGGCGCACCGCGACGCGAGCCTGGACGAACTGGGCCAGCACGCCGACCCGCCGCTGACGAAGGACGCCGTGGCGGGCCGCATCCGCCGTCTCCTGGCGATGGCCGACAAGAAGGCGGATGCCGACGGCGTCGCCGGCACCGAGTCGGCCGTACCGGTCGGCGAGGACGGCGAGGACGTCGAGGGCTGAGACTCTTCGCATCCATCTCGAATCCATTCCGTACCCATCGCAACTCCGGGAAGCAACCCCGGCCACGCCGCGTTGGGCGTCAGTAGGATGACAGTCGTCCCCTCGCTGCGCCGAGGCATTCGGTGCGGCGCCGACAGGAAGAAGAGAACATGGCGAAGTACACGCTGCCCGACCTCCCCTACGACTACGCCGCGCTCGAGCCGCACATCAGCGGCAAGATCATGCAGCTGCACCACGACAAGCACCACCAGGCGTATGTGACGGCCGCGAACACCGCGCTCGACCAGCTCGCCGAGGCCCGTGAGACGGGGAACCTGGCGAACGTGAACAAGCTCGAGAAGGACCTCGCGTTCAACCTCGGCGGCCACGTGAACCACTCGATCTTCTGGACGAACCTCTCGCCGGACGGGGGCGGGCAGCCCGAGGGCGAGCTCGCTGCCGCGATCACCGAGTTCTTCGGCTCGTTCGAGAAGTTCCAGGCGCACTTCACCGCCGCCGCCACCGGCATCCAGGGATCGGGCTGGGCCGTCCTCAGCTGGGACCCCGTCGGCGAGCAGCTCATCATCCAGCAGCTGTTCGACCAGCAGGCCAACACGGCGATGGGGACCATCCCGGTCTTCCAGCTCGACATGTGGGAGCACGCCTTCTACCTCGACTACCTCAACGTCAAGGCGGACTACGTCAAGGCCGTGTGGAACATCGCCAACTGGGAGAACGTGGCCCAGCGCTTCTCCACCGCCCGCGAGAAGGCCATCGGGCTGGTCTAGTTCTGCGGTAGTGTCGGACACAGGTGAGGATGCCTCGAATCCTCCCGGATTCGGGTGGATTCCAGGCATCCTCTCTGTGTACAGAGATCGCGTGACAAGGAACGCCGATCGGGCGTCGCCGGCGCGGCGAAAATAACGGGAGACCGGGAGACATCGTGTCTGTCAAGATCGGCATCAACGGCTTCGGCCGCATCGGACGCAACTACCTGCGCGCAGCGCTCGCTCAGGGCGCGGACCTCGACATCGTGGCGGTGAACGACCTCACCGACAACAAGACCCTTGCCCACCTGCTGAAGTACGACTCGATCCTCGGTCGCCTCGACGCGGAGGTCTCGTACACCGAGGACTCGATCACCGTCGGCGACAAGACCATCAAGGTCTTCGAGGAGCGCGACCCCGCCAACCTCCCCTGGGGCGAGCTCGGCGTCGACATCGTCATCGAGTCGACCGGCCGCTTCACCAAGGCCGCCGACGCCGGCAAGCACATCGCGGGCGGCGCGAAGAAGGTCCTGATCTCGGCCCCCGCCTCGGGCGAGGACGCCACGTTCGTCATCGGCGCGAACGAGGAGCTGTACGACCCCGAGAAGCACCACATCATCTCGAACGCGTCGTGCACGACCAACTGCCTCGCGCCGCTGGCCAAGGTCCTGAACGACGAGTTCGGCATCGTGAAGGGCCTCATGACGACGGTCCACGCGTACACCGCCGACCAGAACCTGCAGGACGGCCCGCACAGCGACCTGCGCCGCGCCCGCGCCGCCGCGCTCAACATCGTCCCCACCTCGACCGGTGCGGCCAAGGCCATCGGCCTCGTGCTGCCCGAGCTGAAGGGCAAGCTGGACGGCTTCGCGCTGCGCGTGCCGGTTCCCACCGGCTCGGCCACCGACCTCACGGTCGAGGTGGCCAAGGAGGCGACCGTCGACGAGATCAAGGCCGCCTACAAGGCCGCCGCCGAAGGCCCGCTCGCCGGCATCCTCAAGTACACCGAGGACCCGATCGTCTCCAGCGACATCGTCACCGACCCGCACTCGTCGATCTTCGACGCCGGCCTCATCCGCGTCATCGGCAACCAGGTCAAGGTCGTGTCGTGGTACGACAACGAGTGGGGCTACTCGAACCGCCTCGTCGACCTGACCGAGATCGTCGCCAGCAAGCTCTGACGATCATGGCTCTGCGCACCCTCGATTCGCTGGGTTCGCTCGCAGGCAGGCGCGTCATCGTCCGTGTCGACTTCAACGTCCCCCTGAAGGACGGCGTCATCACGGACGATGGCCGCGTGCGTGCGGCCCTTCCCACGCTGAACCACCTGATCAATCAGGGCGCACGCGTCATCGCGTGCTCGCACCTCGGGCGCCCCGCCGGCGCCCCCGACCCGAAGTACAGCCTCGAGCCGGTCGCGCAGCGACTGTCCGAGCTTCTCGGCAAGCCGGTCGCGTTCGCGCGCGACACCGTCGGCGAGTCCGCCCAGGAGGCCGTTGCGGCCCTCGAGGACGGGGACGTCGCGGTGATCGAGAACCTGCGGTTCAACCCGGGCGAGACCGCGAAGGACGAGGCAGAGCGCCGCGCCTTCGCCGAGCAGCTCGCCGGACTCGGCGACGCGCTCGTCTCGGACGGGTTCGGCGTCGTCCACCGCAAGCAGGCGTCGGTCTACGACCTGGCCGAGATCCTGCCGTCGGCCGCCGGCTACCTGATCGAGAAGGAGGTCGACGTTCTCGACCGCCTGACGGAGAACCCCGAGCGTCCATACACGGTCGTCCTCGGCGGTTCGAAGGTCTCGGACAAGCTCGGCGTCATCGCCCACCTGCTCCCGCGGGTGGAGAAGCTGTGCGTCGGCGGCGGCATGATGTTCACCTTCCTCAAGGCCCAGGGCTACGAGGTCGGCAAGAGCCTCCTCGAAGAGGACCAGCTCGACACCGTCAAGGGGTACATGGCCACGGCCGCCGAGAAGGGCGTCGAGCTGGTGCTCCCCGTCGACGCGGTGGTCGCGGCATCCTTCGCCGCGGACGCCGACCACGTCACGGCGGATGCCGACAAGCTCGAGGACACCCCGTTCGGCGCCGACGGCCTGGGCCTGGACATCGGTCCGAAGACGGCGGAGCTGTTCGCCGACGCGATCCGCGGGTCGAAGACGGTCTTCTGGAACGGCCCCATGGGCGTGTTCGAGATGGATGCCTTCGCGGCCGGCACGAAGGCGGTCGCAGAGGCGCTCACGGATGTCGACGGACTGAGCGTCGTCGGCGGTGGCGACTCGGCCGCCGCCGTGCGCCAGCTCGGCTTCGCGGACGACCAGTTCGGGCACATCTCGACCGGTGGAGGCGCGAGCCTCGAGTTCCTCGAAGGAAAGAAGCTCCCCGGACTGGAGGTCCTCGGATGGCAGTAGAGCGCACCCCGCTGATCGCGGGGAACTGGAAGATGAACCTCGACCACCTGCAGGCGGTGGCGTTCGTGCAGAAGCTGCACTGGACGCTCAAGGACGCCAAGCACGAGGACGGCTCGGTCGAGGTGGCGGTGTTCCCGCCCTTCACCGACATCCGCACGGTGCAGACGCTCCTCGACGCCGACAAGATCCCGTTCTCGCTCGGTGCCCAGGACCTGTCCACGCAGGACTCCGGCGCCTACACGGGCGAGATCTCGGGTGCGTTCCTGTCGAAGCTCGACTGCGGCTACGTCATCATCGGGCACTCCGAGCGACGCCAGTACCACGGCGAGACCGACGAGATCGTGGCGGCCAAGGTCCAGGCGGCTCTCAAGCACGGCCTGACTCCCGTCATCTGCGTCGGCGAGACGCTCGAGCAGCGCGAGGAGTCCGGCCCGACCGCGGTGTCGGTCGCGCAGCTCGAGGTGGCGCTGGCTTCGGTGCCCGCCGATGCGGAGATCGTCGTCGCGTACGAGCCGGTCTGGGCGATCGGCACCGGCCAGGTGGCCTCGCCCGAGCAGGCGCAGGAGGTGTGTGCGGCGCTGCGCGAGGTGATCGCGTCCAAGCTCGGTGACGAGGCGGCCGCCCGCACGCGGGTGCTGTACGGCGGGTCGGTGAAGGCGGCGAACATCGCCAGCTTCATGCGCGAGCCCGACGTCGACGGTGCTCTGGTGGGCGGTGCCAGCCTCGTCGTCGACGAGTTCGCGGCCATCGTCCGGTACCAGAAGCACGTCGGCGTCTGACGACGTCGGGTAGACTCGACCATCGGTGCCCGGAACCGGGCGCCGACGAAAGGCTTCAACGACTGTGCAGATCCTCGAGTTCGTCCTGCAGGTGCTCCTGGGCATCACGAGCCTCCTGCTGACTCTCCTCATCCTCCTTCACAAGGGGCGTGGCGGCGGCCTGTCCGACATGTTCGGCGGCGGCATGACCTCGTCTCTCGGTTCGTCGGGACTCGCCGAGCGCAACCTGAACCGCTTCACCATCGTGCTCGCGCTGGTGTGGTTCGTCGCGATCGTCGCGCTCGGCCTGATCACGAAG
This region of Microbacterium thalassium genomic DNA includes:
- the uvrC gene encoding excinuclease ABC subunit UvrC — protein: MADELPYKPRPGEIPTDPGVYRFHDAHGRVLYVGKAKNLRARLSNYFAPLRTLHERTRRMVLTATGVEWTVVATDVDSLQLEYQWIKEFDPPFNVRYRDDKSYPFMAITLADEAPRVMVTRNHRIRGAKYFGPYPKVWAVHDTIDLMIKVFPIRTCSDSSYKKAMASGRPCFPGQIGRCGGPCSMTVSIEEHRAIVEDFVAFMSGGDQRFTKQLTARMREASAAMDYEAAAGYRDKLEAIDAVLNKSALVLASDTDADLFGIAEDELAAAVQHFVVRGGRVRGVRATTIEKELDISGAELVAQVLERTYGDAAPADIPRQVLVPERPDDADELEQWLADRRGRRVTVQVAQRGPKAELMKTATLNAQQALMLHKTRRTSDYVARTQALTDLQEALGLAEAPLRIECYDVSHLGGTNVVASMVVFEDGLARKDQYRSFGVAETTDDTDSLHQVLMRRLAYLDQPDADERGTGDEAVLDAEADVVTERRRPRFAYRPQLLVVDGGRPQVEAAARALRDSGHEEVALCGIAKRLEEVWLPGEDYPVILPRTSEALYLLQRLRDEAHRFAITHQRKRRKRDIQTVLAEVPGLGEARIKALLRHFGSVTALKKASPAEIEELPGVGPKLAAAVHAHLASG
- the rapZ gene encoding RNase adapter RapZ, translated to MAGAQRQDPGEILIVTGMSGAGRSTAANALEDLDWYVVDNLPPQMLRPLLDLSEMAGDTLPRIAVVVDVRGRDLFSELPEAVQALRGRSRLRVLFLDAADHVLVRRFEAVRRPHPLQDEGTILDGIHRERARLAVVREDADLIVDTSQFNVHQLANRIVELFSDESSARHTLTVVSFGFKYGLPPDADLVADMRFLPNPFWNDDLRSLTGEDPRVRDFVLSQEGAADFLEAYTRALVPVLEGYQRENKRHSVVAVGCTGGKHRSVAMTIQLAERLAAVPGVAVRVKHRDLGRE
- the whiA gene encoding DNA-binding protein WhiA; translated protein: MSLTADVKTELIAVRDPRPSARVAELTALLRFSGGLHSIANRVAVEAELDSEVLARRVARELMEIYGVRPELVHVQASSARTTGHYAVRVIDGGETLARQTGLLDQRRRPVRGLPNKLTTGARPDLAAVWRGAFLAAGTLSEPGRSAALEISCPSGEAAMALVGAAHRAGIAAKAREVRGIPRVVVREGDAIRTALATMGALRAAADWEQMRQRREVRAGVNRLVNFDDANLRRSAQAAVAACARVERALEILGDTVPDHLREAGELRLAHRDASLDELGQHADPPLTKDAVAGRIRRLLAMADKKADADGVAGTESAVPVGEDGEDVEG
- a CDS encoding phosphoglycerate kinase, whose translation is MALRTLDSLGSLAGRRVIVRVDFNVPLKDGVITDDGRVRAALPTLNHLINQGARVIACSHLGRPAGAPDPKYSLEPVAQRLSELLGKPVAFARDTVGESAQEAVAALEDGDVAVIENLRFNPGETAKDEAERRAFAEQLAGLGDALVSDGFGVVHRKQASVYDLAEILPSAAGYLIEKEVDVLDRLTENPERPYTVVLGGSKVSDKLGVIAHLLPRVEKLCVGGGMMFTFLKAQGYEVGKSLLEEDQLDTVKGYMATAAEKGVELVLPVDAVVAASFAADADHVTADADKLEDTPFGADGLGLDIGPKTAELFADAIRGSKTVFWNGPMGVFEMDAFAAGTKAVAEALTDVDGLSVVGGGDSAAAVRQLGFADDQFGHISTGGGASLEFLEGKKLPGLEVLGWQ
- the secG gene encoding preprotein translocase subunit SecG, encoding MQILEFVLQVLLGITSLLLTLLILLHKGRGGGLSDMFGGGMTSSLGSSGLAERNLNRFTIVLALVWFVAIVALGLITKFQGL
- a CDS encoding superoxide dismutase codes for the protein MAKYTLPDLPYDYAALEPHISGKIMQLHHDKHHQAYVTAANTALDQLAEARETGNLANVNKLEKDLAFNLGGHVNHSIFWTNLSPDGGGQPEGELAAAITEFFGSFEKFQAHFTAAATGIQGSGWAVLSWDPVGEQLIIQQLFDQQANTAMGTIPVFQLDMWEHAFYLDYLNVKADYVKAVWNIANWENVAQRFSTAREKAIGLV
- the tpiA gene encoding triose-phosphate isomerase, yielding MAVERTPLIAGNWKMNLDHLQAVAFVQKLHWTLKDAKHEDGSVEVAVFPPFTDIRTVQTLLDADKIPFSLGAQDLSTQDSGAYTGEISGAFLSKLDCGYVIIGHSERRQYHGETDEIVAAKVQAALKHGLTPVICVGETLEQREESGPTAVSVAQLEVALASVPADAEIVVAYEPVWAIGTGQVASPEQAQEVCAALREVIASKLGDEAAARTRVLYGGSVKAANIASFMREPDVDGALVGGASLVVDEFAAIVRYQKHVGV
- the gap gene encoding type I glyceraldehyde-3-phosphate dehydrogenase; protein product: MSVKIGINGFGRIGRNYLRAALAQGADLDIVAVNDLTDNKTLAHLLKYDSILGRLDAEVSYTEDSITVGDKTIKVFEERDPANLPWGELGVDIVIESTGRFTKAADAGKHIAGGAKKVLISAPASGEDATFVIGANEELYDPEKHHIISNASCTTNCLAPLAKVLNDEFGIVKGLMTTVHAYTADQNLQDGPHSDLRRARAAALNIVPTSTGAAKAIGLVLPELKGKLDGFALRVPVPTGSATDLTVEVAKEATVDEIKAAYKAAAEGPLAGILKYTEDPIVSSDIVTDPHSSIFDAGLIRVIGNQVKVVSWYDNEWGYSNRLVDLTEIVASKL